The sequence GAGAGCTCATGTCTTTATCAGAAGTTACACAGGccaatctttcaaaaaaaagaaggaaaaacacaGATGAAGACAAGAAACCGATCATTTTATTGTTcaagaaaggataaaaaatacaGAAGCTTATCTGTTTGTTGATGAAATAGCTAGTATTGTCAAAGCTTGAATTATGAGTTGTTGATAAATTAAGATCATAGTAATATGAGAGAATTGGTGTCACAACATGATACTCTTCCTTCAAGGGAagcaaatttattaatttgcttCTCTTTCTGGTTCCTAGCAACAATCACTCAgaagttgtttttctttgatttagcAAAGAACTTTGGATGAACGTTTTGCCTCGCTATCTCCCCCGTCAATATTGGAGGCTTCGAGCCCTAGAATGGAATCAAATGGGAAAAAATCAGCTCTTTCCCCCAGTTTTTTTTCTACCCTTCGCAAACCTTCTTCTTCCACTTCCTCCACCTCCATCATGTCTCCACCATCGTTGCCACCATCAGCCATATATCAGATTTCCCAACACCACCAAGAACACCACTAACAACTCTGCTCCTTTTACCAAGCAAGTACCCCCTCCCTCCGCCACTGCATGCAGTggcataaataattaatatggtcGATAAGCTAGGTAAGTGACCATACAACGATGACTGGATGCATTTCAGCTCaacccaacataaaaaaataggagATAATTCTGTTGGATCGTCAATCAGCCCAACCCGGCCTAatcgggttcaacccatttattttaaaaataatatataataatattaaaaaaaaaatttgaaatttttcaaaaggcATTTTAATATGGGTCCCTCAcatgtttttctaataaattttgcataatatcaatTATAGACTTACATTGTAAGATACGGACATGGTATTAAAAGTACATGATTTTCtccaaaacttcaaaaaaatccaaaaattcaaaaataaacttttatttaaaaaaaaaaaaatgtttggctTTCATGCATGCAACCAAgtcctaaaatttttttcttacatattttctataaaaaaaagataagataaaatcaccattttatcatgttttaaataaaaagcaaaaatagaTATCATAACTGATTTATGaggatttgatcaaaatataaaaaatctcattatAATTAGTTTGTTATTCATAACATTAGGACTTAGCTatatccaataaataaataaatctaggcTTTAAAATGGTTAGTATTTAACTTAATAAGGTAAAAACTTTCTCACGAAAAAAGATCTACTTTGCACCTTAGATAAAACCAAAGAATAATAACACGACttaaaatgacaattaaataataataaaattatattaggtAGGGTATATTAGAGATGATGTGTCTTTTCCTTACATAATCAATTTCTTACCCGGACTCTCATAGATCATGAAGTTTTCTAATGACTATAATATTAGGTGATGACTCTTGAtccttataattataattttatggttaaatccaaaaaaaatttcccaCACTCAAGACTCAAATCCACCATCCAACGTCGTCTACATCATGAAAAGCATGATCTAAATGTTCTTTTCGTCCGGCAATAAGCCATACAGAAATATCTAgctaattaaaatctaaaaaatgctcatttcttaaaaaaaaagcagcaaTCAAACTATGTTCGGACACCTACATTTACATGATACACCCAAACAACAACTCTTGGTTCTAAGCAAATCTGGGATTTCCAAACTATCATACACTTGAACCTATTCGAAAATGTAGCTTGacacataaaagaaattaacagCACGAGCTAGAAAATAAAGATCGCAGTTTCTTAGCCATTGTCATTAAGTTTTGTCTAAATGTTTAGGGCACAACAACTATTGGTTCTGAATGAAACCAGAAACTAAAAAATGTTGGACACCTGCGCTCATTAGGCGCAGACCTCTCTATAATGAAAAGTTTGCCTTTATATAGAATACCAAATCTAATACAAAAGCACCCTTCCCAATCCTTGCGTGAACTGAACCTGCAAAACAATCACAGAACCAAGGTTATGCAAGCCAGTTGAGAGCAATTGTAGGGGAGAAATCTATGAAAACTAAGCAATCACTAATAAAAAGGTAAGGCAAAATGCCAGACACTGCAAGCTGCAGCAATGGAGTTGTAAACAAAGAACAACATCCTCATAGCTATAGAAATTCAAAAGTAAAAGGCAGGATTCACGACGAAGAAGACCGATGGCCAACTTCAAAACGCAGTTGCAACAGCTAAAATCACAGTAGtgaaaacataaaagcaaacatgaaaagaaaagaaaagaaaaaaatagcataaaaagAAGGCAAGTAATGTCTAAATcgcattttatattttgacttTAAGGCATGCTTCGAAACTAACAGCAGATGAGTTTAACATGGAGGACAAGCACGCAATCAACAATGGAAGAGCAAAAATAtctaaagataaacaaaatattaaaacatacaCAAGAGCAATATCTATGAACAAACTAAAGAAAAGAACTGTCAGAAAGCCTCTGCAGACCAACAGCCACGACAATAGAACAGAAGccaaagggaaaaacaaaacactGTTTATTAAAGAATCATCAAGATCAAAGAATGAGGCACAGAGCCAATTAAAAGAACACCATCTCATTCTAAAAAGCAAAGTCTAAATCCCAAATAagcaacaaagaaaagaaaagattcaCATACCAACAATGGTAGCAAGATAAAGAACtaaacaaagtgaaaaacatgTAAGCATCTTAGAGCCTTTATGGAGACAGGATGAATCAAGGTCAGAAAAAAAGGGATGTATGCAGCACACAAACCCAAAAATATGGAAGGGGAACATGATCTTCAAGGAGAGAGTTGACATGCAAGAATGACTACAGAagataatttaaagaaaatgattttgagttaCACACCTGGTTTCAATCCAACATAAACTGTATAAAACGCAACCACAGAATCCCTTGTACACAACAAATTTCTTCTCTAATCAGACAAGCAATCAGGTTCCAGCAGAAAGATGACGAAGGGGCAGCTTCAGCGCCAACACTGTAGAGCCAAGCAAGAGTCAGAATCAAAccatttaaaaacatgaatCGAAGTACATGACGCGAGAGGAACAATCGATGTCCAGCTATACACGCAGGATGTCACTGGAAAAAGCATAGGCTCGACAATCAAACATGATCACGACCATCAACATCCCCAAGGCATATAAAGTTAGGATTGCAGCGTTCACAATTTGCAGAACTAAAGCCAGAACCAATGGTCACAGAGCAGCCATCTCTCTCCCAAAGCCAGCATGAAGCAGACCACCAGAAAttccaaagaaaatgaaaagattgGCAAAAACCAAAATCGAAATACCAAACATAAATTTTGTTCAGAATCGATTATGCTTTTAGTGGGGTCGGTTGAACAAGATTTAATCTATAATGttggaaactaaaaaaaacccgaGTACCTACCCCTACAAATCAAGATGTTCCgagtaaaataaagaaaaaagtcaTTAAACTACCCCCCGTCACCATTTTCATCATCAATATCACAACTTTTTCTTACCATCATTCAAAACCATCaacaaaaattagtttattttagtatatctaaataatagaaataacaCATATTTCACATAATTGTTTTCGACAGAGAAATCTCAAAACAAACAGgctgagaaattttttttggggggggttTTAATGATATTTAGACGCTCAAATCAAGTTCCCGTAAACAGCATTTGTATTTAAGAATAGCCAATGACCCTTCCGGTGAGGGAAAGTTGTAAACCGCTTCGAATTCCACGTTGAACTATGGTAAAAGAATGCCACAGTATTTTATtacaatatctattttaatttttatgtacaGGGAGTTTAGAAAAAGTATTCAACATTAATACCTAACTCGATGCTGCCATACCAATCACGATGCACTAATTATACAGACGTGCGTGTGTGAAGAAAAGCAAGACGAGGGTTGCTGTGCACTacaaaatttgataaaagaaagagaaaattgaTTCTTCCTATCCCTTCAAGCACCGACGAACAAAAAGACCACAGGAGGAAACAATTTCAGAGAGTGAGAGACGTCTCCTCGTGGCCCCGCCCAATTGACATTAATTAATCCCTGCGGAACTGCTGCGTTGATTTTTCTGAGGCAGCATCCATCTTAAGGAGATTGAAAATCAAGCCTCTTGAATGAGAGATCCAGGGCTGGCTGGGCCTTCAGTTTGTTTCACCCAAGTGCTGTGTTTCTGTCGTCTTTGAGCTGGAAGTCCCTAAAGCGATCGCCTTGCTGCTGCTTTGCTTTGTGGCGGCCATGCCTCCGTATTCATCCTGCTTTGACAGCGAGCCAAGCATATAATGACTTTGATTGTTGGGTATCATAAGAGGAATCAATCACGTATGGCATGGTCATGCCAGCATAGAAGCATGGAGACGCACCGTCCGAGGATGTAAAAACGGGTCTTTTGCTGCTTTGCCATGGACAAGCACCTCCTTCGAAAACCATTCTTTCCGTGACCCTTTCTTCTGTTGGATCGGGATGGTAGGTGAAGGTAGTTAGAGGAGGACATGGTCACAGTGATTGAAGGAAAACCGAGAAACTGTTGTATATGGAGGTAGCTTAGCTATGTGTATTTGGAGACGACGAGGAATTGAGAGAGAAGGAACGCTATGGTTGCTGCTTATATAGAAGAAGAGAGACGGACACAACTGTGGTGGATTGGACGCTGCCCCACTCTGTTCTTTCATGGAAGGAAAGCGTCGGTATTCCTCTCTTAAATTGACACTACTACCCCTGTAagtcctagttttttttttatatatataaaatgttttgcTGAAGTAAATTTCTATTATATTCatgaataaatttatagaaatggTATAatcatgttgaaaataaatttaatttcatttttcttgtaattattctaagctaaaaaattgaaaagatatttagGCGGTATAActgtattttttacaaaaattaaacaatattttaaaaaaattaataccaaATATTGCGGATAGTTATActagtatgtgtgtgtgtatatgttatatttTGGTTAAgagctatttaaaaatataaatgtggttgtttttaaagtatttttttatttaaaaatacatcaaaataatatttttttatattttaaaaattattttttatattagtgcatcaaaataatttgaaaacattaaaataatctgaaaatataaaaaatatatatattaaattaaaaataaaaaaaattcaattttttttaaaaatatttttaaaatataaaaaagggtcTAAACGTTGCAATCGAGTGAAGCGAATGACCAAAATTGCAGtaaagaaagaggaagaaaagacAGCACACAAATCATGAACTTGTATTTTTCAACTCAATTACTTTTCCTGGCAGGGGTGTTCTGGTCATTACAGAAAAGAAATTCACACGCTGGTCAAATGAGAGTGGATGCTAATTCAAACACTGAAAAGGACCTGAGCTCAGAGAAGCCGTGTAAGGGGATGTATACAGCCCCCCCCGCGGCTTTTTTGTCCTTATTTAGCCCacgttttccttttaaaatccaGACTTTCTGCTACAAATGTTTCAAGGGAAACCTGAAACCGGTTtatataatgatgttttataaataaataaataaattatttttaaaaatttatttttaatatcaaaatattaactaaaaacataaaaaataatttaaattaaaaaaaaatcaattttgttttttaaaaaattcattgaaaGGAGGAGTTAAaacccttcattttttttttaatttttaaaataaaaacctattaGGATTTAATACTTAAATTTTTTGTCtcgtttttatctttaaaaaacacACACTCAGTGTTAATTTTATACTCTAATTATTAGAATTctaatttgattatatatatatatataatgtcaaGAGTTGTAGGAtacataataatatataaaactaattgaAGTAATTTAAGTATAACAATATATCCCTAACTCAATTATTAGTTTGGTCTGATCAAATTCTGCACTTGTCATTGCCTCACCTAATTCTTAAATTATTGCATAATAAGACATAAAACTAATTTTGATAAcccagttttttattttgaagagtttTGAGAACGTgtcagttttattttattgaaaacgaCGACGGAAACacgataaaagtttttttttaagaaaaaaaacacatcgaacacttaaataaatatagctAAAGCAGCCACAGAGGCTAAAAGACAACCAATTTTAAATGCCAAAATTGACCTTtgacacagagagagagagagagagagagagcacgaAGCGGCAGGCCGGCGAGCATGACGTCATAGCATTGATACCTCGAGTCGTGACAGATTGGGATTTATCGGCCGACCTCTGCCATATTAATGACaatttgacatataaaaaatacctCCCTTCAgaataaattatcattttcttcctctttattCTTATCCCCCCGCcgataaataaaaacatcttcACACTCTCACACCACGGCCACGGCAGACAGTATCAGCTCGGGACCCACCTTATCCTGAATGGCTTTGACAATTCTCACAGCTAGAGCTGTTCGCTTGAAAAGGTTTATGTATTTCAATGATgataaagaaggaaaacaaatagagaaaaaaaccttttgagGCACACTGATTACAATACAGTGGCAAAAtatctcaataaaataaatctcatcatattaaaaacaaGTGAGTagttataataagaaaaataagatgaagaaagacaaactaaaatttcaacaacaccacctatatttttaaaaaaaatattataaaataaatttaataacataaaataaattattaataataatcagAATGGGTTGCATGCATCATCCAAGAATAAATAAGTTATTCGTACCATAATTTTTAGACTCAATTCGGTTCAAGGTCTGAATTCTAAATTTTAACCAAGTCGCCAGATATTGACTGAATCATCGGGTCGTCcaggttcatttttttttttaaaaaataaaacattattttaataaataaataaaaaacataacaaaaatcaacaatttgcAACCGGGTTTTTAACCGGATCGCTGTGTCAACCCATCAGGTCATACCAGGTTTTTacttcccttgttttttttttcaacccaacCCGGTTCTAACCCCGGATCAGCTAGATCCCGAATTATTGAACAAGTATAacccatttttattattattaatatttttttatatatcaatgaATTCACTTTAATCTTATTAAAATCTTATGAGCATAACTTTAGGGtatctttttgtttctctcttatttttctcCCCATTCTCCTCGTCCCTGTTATTTGTGACAATccatttaacaattttaaaccATTGATTTCATCAACAGTGTGATTTTGTAAAAACTTTTtgaaattgcaatttttttaatcagtgataatttaaaaagaaaacccagTTGGGACTGAGGGGAATGGGATTCGGAGGGTATGAACACGTACCGtgcttttcttcatttttatcagAGCCCACAGCAAGAAGCGATTCATCACTGTGACAATAAGTAGAAAACGAATAAATCCGTCGATGCTGACGACATCAGAAAGAATCCCTTTTCTTCCCTCTATCAATAACATGCGAAtatgaataagaaaatgaaaaaggcaGGAGTTCATATCAAAATTGTCTTTGGGTCTTCCAAGCAGGCAGAGaggatttaattatatgatcatGACGTCATACAGAACAGTTGCTATTGAAAGCAGGGGGAGGAGGAGGAACATAACGACCCTTCACGTTTTCAAGTGGTAATACTTGTCCAGCAGCGTCTCAGAATATTCTCCAAACGTGAGACAGCTATTGGCTAGCTCCAGCTGCAACCAACACAGGAAACGGGAGATCAAAAGTCAAGTCAATATCTGCTAAACACTCAGGCAAGAAGCACTTCCTTGCTGCAGTTATTGGCCTTCTAATTTCGATAAATGATGCGCTTCCTTGCTGcagtttttgagtgaaaatgttctccttcctctctttttcttcttctattttcatGAAGTTTCTCTCTTAAAGACAAGTTCCTCCTCTCTTGATCTATAGACACCAAGTAAGCTCTGTCTCCTCAAATCTTTcggactattttttttctcccctctcTCAAGACTCAAGGTCTATaatgcaaaacaaatgaaatttgGGACCTaaatgaaaaatccaaaatcctAGGAGACTAAAGTAAAGTAGAAGGATCAAAGTGTAGATTTACATGCATTTTTTAACAGTAAGAATGAAAAGGGCTTTCAGGTTTTGCCAATGTCAATTTTGATCCctattctttgaattttttttttttacaataatttcaaaacttcCCATGTAAAATCGACATGGCATGCAATGCCAAAATAATCTAACAATACCCAGGGAAAGAGATTACATGAAATTCaaagagaacgaaaaaaaaatccagagcAACCAAGAAGGAACTCTTGAGGAcctaattgaaagaaaataaagtctTTGAACCACAATGGAGCAAGAGAAAAACTTGAGGACCTGTGATGAAATTTTGCAAAGTGAACATTGCTATGAATAGTGATTTGTGTGAGgatgaatataaaattattattttaatggtaaaataaatcataacccTCAACCAAACTtacatttaacaaaaaaaaaaaaaaaaaagctaaaagatCTAAATACCCAAAATTGCAATGAATTTCAATGCCCTGCATCAAAGGGCACATGTGTAATTATACCATGCATGAAATAACAAGAATTCATAAGTACCCCTACCCAAGaccaccttttttttctttttttttcttagaggtattttgattattttactattaattaaatcaatgaataaataaaaatatttcaaaatcaattaagaatgattaatacaaaaatattaaaataaccctGGTTTGAAAGCATGTGTCTTTTTCATTAGAagaataaataatcatttttctaGTGATGAATAGAAAAATCCAAGAAgctaaaatgacttttttttttagttgttttttaatataataacaattttgcaCAGCTACCAAGCAGTATATATGCCTTGAAAAAACTGATATGATCACACGGGATACGGCCCCCGCTTTCAGTACATTGGGCATTTAATCGTAGAATAACGGGTTGATGTGGACTGCCTAGCTAGAgcttatcaaatttatttttaaaaggaccagatataaatattttaggtttttttttttaatgttaataatatgCACCAACATATGGTGGGACTTTCTCTACTGCGTGCGAGTTACAAGCAATTCATTTTTTTGAAGAGTGCGCAGTAAACAGTTTTTTTGCTGGCGTTtgctcatttttcatgaaatgGTTAGTTTTCCTTCAACTatagctctttctttttttttatgatcctgGTTCATGTGTTATCATTTTCTTCCTACGTCCACTTGTGCCCCAAGTAACTCAAAATGAAATTTATCATGATGAAGCCAATAACTTTCTAATTCTACCAGATTTTCAATCAAATATGCAGCGTGCTTTGTAAGTTACAgaatttaaagcatgggctaCTTACATCTTTGTGAATATGCATCTCCTTGGGAAAGTTAAGTCTCTCGTCCCTACAAGACAAGAAACACGTCAATGTATCTTGCTCTGTTTAAAAGTTACAAGTTTctccgaaaaaaaaaatactggttAATGATGCTTGATGCCATCATAGCACAACAGTAAAGACATCATACAATGCAAGGATCTTTAGTCCATACTTAGAGctgattaaaaagaataaaataaaattaataactaattCATCCAAGTGTGTGTGTTATGGAAGAAAATGGATATATCAATCGCATGACTGCCGCCAACATTTTTGTCTGTAGATCCATATGCAGTCTCAAGATTACATTGAAACTACCGGTGTTCAGAATAGTTCATTTACATAGCTATAAGGAGACGTGACAGGACAAGTCATGTTAATAGATTCTATAATTCATCTTTGTTAAATAGCATACCAATCGGGTTGCATGAATAATGCAAATGTTGATCTGTCAACACCAGAAGCCTCCTCCCCTTTGGGTGCCtacagaaaaaacattaaaccaGGACAGGTTATTACTTCATTATATTCCAAAGAGATTgtacagaaaggaaaaaaccaccaagttacttatttttcattgttcACAGCTTAGATATAATGCATTGTAATCTTAATGATAGGTGTCACATGTAAGTTAGATGCTCCAACTTCAATCACTGAATTTCAGCTCTACTTCAGTTTGCTCATCATCAGGGTTACATAATGGTACGACAAGCAGTTTGTCAAGAAAAGAAGTATGGCTGGAATTTTAAGTAACACCTTCTGAAAAAAAGTAGGGCTGGCACTTGTGTGCGGGACTGCTGCAAATGGTCCCTAGACAACGAAAGAGGGCAGCCCACTCCATACAAGTATCACATATATCAGAAATGAATGCTTTATGGAACAAATGAAAGCATTTTTCTTACAAGAAAGTAAAGCCCGTAGGAAGTATATAAGTAGGAAAATAAAATGCCCATTGTATCTTTCATGCTCACTTAGCTTACTGTCACTCTGCATATAGAAATAACTGACTATTTATCTTAGACAAGCCCCCCCTGTGGCACTTGAAGAAaagtttcaaatttataaaacaaagagACATGCATGTGCTGTCATGCATCAATTGTTAGGcatttaaaaatcaagagatgtCAAGGGAGACAAATCATAGATCTTTAAGGAAAAGAATATCTGTAAATGAAATCATTTCCAACTTCAAATGTACAGAAATAAAAGTTCAAACCGAGCTTAAACCCTTCTTACTCAATCATATAGAAAACTCACAACAGCCCTTCAGAACAGGAAAAACAATCACTTGAAAGCATGTCCCCTCACGTTTTTGCTTTGATAAATTTCAACATAGCTAAGTCCCTTTCACCtagaatttttgtttcataCAATGACACCACTATTTTTCACCTTGAAGGATCACCAAACCATGCAGCCAACAACAAATACTAATTGTTGGTACAATATAAGAACTAGTGCAATACACAACATGCAATCCTAAGTGTTAGTCCCAAATTATTTCCATTATAAAGATCAAATATGAAAAGTACCTGAACAGAGTGCGGTGTTGCACAAAGATAACCTCTTGACAGTATTTCAGCTGTTTCACCAATTTGGTACGCTACCTCACCTTCTCCAAACACAACCTAAAACATAACAAACATGCAAGTCAATGACAAACTTAGTATCATTCAGAGTGTACTTAAAAATGTCATAATGAACCACATATGTTAAAAAGGTTTAGTATGAAGCAAGCACTTCCACTTATATAAAGCACTCGTTCTCACTTCTTTTTTGAGGACTTCCCCagattcattctttttattaggGGTGAGGCTGCTTGAAGGGAACACGGTTGGTGTTGTACTAAATTCaagttgaaaaggaaaaataaatggatGCTTTCTTAGAGTATCTGATCACCATTTCTCTCCATGAATACAACCATGTGGGAACCCATCAAACATAAAACCTGTCCCTGTTCTTATCATTCATAACTTTCAAGGTTTAAGATTTTGCTGTTCTATTAATTCGCAGCTTTCAAGGTTGAAACAAAATCgacttgattttaaatttgcttCTATGGTCTGTAATGAGgaattttcttggtttcttatgTTACAATCATTTGACATCTGCTCTAtctctgttttatttcgtgAGAGGCAAATGAGTGAAGTTATGAATCGGACTTCTAAAGTTAATCTGAGGAATTTTCTAGGTTTCTTATGTTATAATCATTTGACATCTGCTATCTCTCAGTTTTATTTCATGAGAGGCAAATGAGTGAAGATATGAATCAGACTTCTAAAGTTAATCTGCTTGGTTTCAAGCCAGAAGATTGGAAAACAAGAATGGAGTAAGTGATCCTACATTTCTAACAGCTAATATGGAGTCTAACACAAAGGCTGGTGCTTccaaaagaatgaagaataTGTTAAAGTGAACAATTAAATGAAGCTCATTATCATAGATAGCATTTTGCATAAGTAAAATTTCAAAGACAAGAAAGTTTACTTTGACAATTTGATCAGTTCGTGTTTTAATATAAAGGCCAGCAGTGCTATCAGGGCAAGGTATTTCTACACCATCTCTCTTAAACATGGCACAAGTCAAACCTACATATCAAATTGAAACAAAGACACAAAGTCAACCCCAATTTAGAaattccaagaaaaagaaatattctGATCTCTCTACAAACTTATCCTTGTCAATAACAAGTGGCaggaaaaaaatttgtaaatcctaggataaattttatttggaatttaaatacaaaatcagAAAAAGAAATGTATGTTGCTGAGAAAAATGCTTAAGCATGCACATCATCAACAAGCCTATATGCCCCAGAGAGAGAACAAAAATAGTATCTCATGAATTAAGAAGTTGATCACCTGTCAGTGAGCCATGATCTGTATGCCACCCACACCAAGTTGATGTTGAGTCACCATCTGGGACACAATCACTGCATGT is a genomic window of Populus alba chromosome 18, ASM523922v2, whole genome shotgun sequence containing:
- the LOC118054131 gene encoding small polypeptide DEVIL 10: MSSSNYLHLPSRSNRRKGHGKNGFRRRCLSMAKQQKTRFYILGRCVSMLLCWHDHAIRD